The genomic stretch GCGCCACGTCGCCGTCTGCGCACCCTCCTTCCCCGAGCCGCCCGAGCGCCTGGCCCTCCGGTTCGACGACCTCGCCGTCGCACTCGATGCCTCGAGCGGCCGCACGACCATCGAGCGCATCGACCTGCTCGAGGACGAGGTCCGCGTCCGTGACGAGGACCTCGCCCGCCTGGCCGCCTGGGAGGCCGTGGTCGCCGACAGCACCGACGCCGAGGTCGAGGGTGCGCGGGCGTTCGCTCGCGAGGTGTTCGCCGACCTCCTGGCCGACGCCGCCCGCGAGGCCGAGCGCCGCGAGCGTGCCGCGCTCCGCCGCGCCGCCACCGCACCGGTCCGCGTCGGCGCCGTGCGTCCGCTCCTGCCGGCGCCGCACCGCGCGGTCGCCGAGCCGGTGTCGGTCGAGGTCCCGGCCGATGACGCCGACCTGGTCGCACCGCCCGTCGGACCGCAGTCCGCCGTCCGACCGGTGTCGAGCCTCCAGACCGTGTCGCCCTCGTCGCCGCCGGTCCCCGCGTCCGGTCGCCCGACCCCGCTGGTGCAGCCCGTGACCGGCCCGACGGTCATCGACCGCGAGGCCTTCGCCGCCGTGCTCCGCGCCCACACGGGCGAGCAGCCCGTCGTCTCCGTCGAGGTCCCGGTGGCCGCACCGGTCGGCGCGCCGCAGTCCGCCGACGACACCGACGCGACGGACGTCGTGGACGCACCCGACCGGGAGGCCCGTGCCGACACCGCGTCGACCGCACCGACCGGCTGGTGGTCGCGTCTCGTCGCCCGCCTGCTGCACCTCGTCGGCCGTCGCTGACACCCGGGCCGACCCCGCCGTCTCGGTACACTGACGGGATGCCGACGCTCCGAGAACTGCAGTCCGCCGTCGAGTCCCTGTGGCCGGCGGCCGGCGCGGAGTCCTGGGACTCCGTCGGCCTCGTCTCCGGCGACCCGGACGCCCTGGTCGAGCACGTCCACCTGGCCGTCGACGCCGTGCCGGACACCGCCCGCGAAGCCGTGGCAGCCGGGGCGGACCTGCTCCTGACGCACCACCCGCTGCTGCTCCGGGGTGTGACCACGATCGACGAGTCCACCTACAAGGGCTCCGTCCTCGCCACCCTCGTCCGTGGCGGATGTGCACTCCTCGCCGCGCACACCAACGCCGACGTCGTGACCACCGGCACCTCCGCCGTCCTCGCCGACCGGATCGGACTGCAGGACCAGCGTCCCCTCGAGCCCGCGGCCGACGGCGTGAGCGGGATCGGCCGGGTCGGTGTGCTCGCCGAACCGGTGCCCCTCGGCGTGCTCGCCCGACGGATCGTCGACGTCCTGCCCGCCACCGCGACCGGGGTCCGCGTGTCGGGGGAGTACGACCGACCCGTCCGCACGGTCGCCCTGTGCGCCGGCGCGGGCGACGCGTACCTCGGCAACGCCGAGGTCCGGGCCGCCGACGTCTACGTCACGAGCGACCTGCGGCACCACCCCGCCTCGGAGTTCCGTGAGCAGGCGATGGTGGCCGACGGCCCCGCGCTGATCGACACCTCGCACTGGGCGACCGAGTGGCTGTGGCTCGACGTCGCCGCCGAGCAGCTCCGCGCCGCCACCGGGGTCCGCGTCACCGTGAGCGACCTCCGAACCGACCCGTGGGACTTCGCCGTCCTGCCATCCGCACCCAACGAAGGAGCCTGACCATGAAGGCAGCACCCGAGGACCAGGCCATCCTGCTCGACGTCCAGCGACTCGACAACGACATCACCCGGCTGGCCCACCGGATCAGCTCCCTGCAGAAGGGCGAGCACCTCACCGAACTCGGCACCCGTGCCGCCGGCCTCCGCAGCCAGCTCGCAGCCGCCACCGGGGACGTCGAGGACGCCGAGCGCGACCTCGCCCGCCTCGAGTCGGACACCGCCACCGCCCAGGCACGCATCGAACGCGACACCACGCTGCTGCAGAACGTCGGCAACGCGAAGGACGCCGCCGGGCTGCAGAACGAGCTCGACTCGCTGAACCGTCGGACGAACGACCTCGAGACGCAGGAGCTGGAGGTGATGGAGACGCTCGACCGTCTCCGCGCCCGGGTCGGCGACATCGAGAAGCAGCTCGCCGACATCGACGCCGAGCGTGGCCGCCTGATGGGTGTCCGCGACGACGGCATCGCCCGGTTCGAGAAGGACCGCGTCGCCGCCGAGCAGTCCCGCGCCGACGTCGCCGCGAAGGTGCCGGCCGACCTCCTCGCACTGTACGAGCGCCAGCGTGCCCGGTACGGCTTCGGGGCGTCGCTGCTGCAGGGCGGCGTGTCGACGGCGTCCGGCGTGGCGCTGAACAACTCCGACCTGGCCACGATCCGGGCCGCGGCGCCGGACGACGTCCTGCTCTGCCCGGACAGCGACGCGATCTTGGTGCGGACGGCCGAGTCCGGCCTGTAGGCGCCGCCGCCGCCGCGGCGCCGCCGCCGCCGCTTCCGCGGAACGCCGCCGCTTCTGCGAGACGCCGCCGAATCCGGCGGCGTCTCGCGCGTTCCGCGGTGTCTCGCGGCGGCGGGCGCCGGCCAGGGTCCTGGGGCGTGCCGGGCGGGAGGCGCGGTGCGGGCTGGCCGCGTGCCTCCCGGCCGCCGACACGCGCCCGTCTGCATGCGCCGCCGTCGTCCGGGCGAGACGCCGCGGAATCCGGGGGTGTCTCGTGCGCTCCGCGGTGTCCCGCGCGTTCCGCGGTGTCTCGCGGCGGCGGGCGCCGGCCATGGTCCTGGGGCGTGCCGGGCGGGAGGCGCGGTGCGGGCTGGCCGCGTGCCTCCCGGCCGCCGAGACGCGCCCGTCTGCATGCGCCGCCGTCGTCCGGGCGAGACGCCGCGGAATCCGGGGGCGTCTCGTGCGCTCCGTGGTGTCCCGCGCGCTCCGCGGTGTCTCGCGGCGGCGGGAACACGGCAGCCCGGCACCTCGCGGTACCGGGCTGTCGTGGTCGTGCGGTCTGGGGCGAACGGGCCGGCCGTACGCCGGGTTCTGTCCCGCGACCGAGGTCGCGGTGACGGCCATCTCTCTCGGACCGACGTTGCCGTCGGCCTCCAGCGGTCTACCCGAGGACTCGGCGAGCAGCCTCAGCGTCCTCTGTCTGACCTTGCTCCGGGCGAGGTTTACCGAGCAGATCCGGTCACCCGGATCCCTGGTGGTCTCTTACACCACCGTTTCACCCTTACCGACGTCACCGCCGGCGGTCTGTTCTCTGTGGCACTGTCTCGCGGATTGCTCCGGGTGGGTGTTACCCACCGCCCTGCTCTGTGGAGCCCGGACGTTCCTCGGCACTCCCGGGGGAGTGACGCGACCGTCTCACCGACCCGTTCGCTCCGACGAGTGTACCGGCCCGCCCGCGCCGCCGGGCTCCGACTCCGAACTGCGACCGCCCGACCGGTCCCGACCGGTCCCGACACCCCGCACGTCGTCCGCCGAGCGGTCACGAAACGTCGGTCCCGCACGCGGAGAACGACGTTTCGTGACCGCTCGGCGCGGAGCACACGGGGTGTCGTGACCGCTCGGCGCGGAGCACACGGGGTGTCGTGACCGCTCGGCGCGGAGCACACGGGGTGTCGTGACCGCTCGGCGCGGAGCAGACGGGCGCGCCGGACGGACGAGCGCGCCGGACGAACCGGCTGGTCAGCGGGAGCTGCGTGCCGCCAGGGTCGCCGCGCCGATGATGCCCGCGTTGTTCCGGAGCGTCGCGGGGATGATCTCCGCCTGCAGGTCGAGCAGCGGCAGGAACTCCTCGTACTGCTTCGACACGCCACCGCCGACGACGAAGAGCTCCGGGGACAGCAGCGCCTCGAGCCGGGAGTAGTACTTCTGCAGGCGCTTCGCCCAGTGCTTCCAGGTCAGGTCGTCCCGCTCCTTGGCCGCGAAGGACGCCTTCGTCTCGTAGTCGACGCCCTCGATCTCCAGGTGGCCGAGCTCCGCGTTCACGATGAGCACGCCGTCGTTGATGAGCGCCGTGCCGATGCCGGTGCCGAGTGTCGTCATGATGACGAGTCCGTCGCGGCCCTTGGCGGCACCGAACTGCTGCTCGGCGAACCCGGCGGCGTCGGCGTCGTTGACGAAGTGGATGGAGCGGCCGAGCTCCTTCTCGAAGAGCGCCTCGGCCTCGAAGCCGATCCACTTCTTCGACACGTTCGCGGCCGACATGGTCTTGCCGTCGCGCACGATCGCCGGGAAGCAGACACCCACCGCGACGTCCGACGCGGGGGACAGGTCGTCCAGGATCGACTTGGCGACCTCGACGATGTCGTGCGGCTTGCCACCCTCGGGCGTCGCCTTCTTGATCCGGTCGGTGGTGAGTTCGCCGGTCGCCGTGTCGACGATCGCGCCCTTGATGCCTGTTCCGCCGATGTCGACGCCGACTGCGAGTGAGGTCATGGGGAGCGGTGCCTTCCGTAGGTGGCTCGTGTCCGGCACGGTCCCGGGATCGGGTGCGCCGCGGGTGGTCAGGAGACGGTGAGGAGTTCGGTGCCGCGTTCGGTCACCAGGAGCGTGTGCTCGAACTGCGCGGTCCAGGAGCGGTCGCGCGTGGTGACGGTCCAGTCGTCGGCCCAGATGTCGGCGTCGATCCCGCCCAGGGTCAGCATCGGCTCGATCGTGAAGACCATGCCCGGCTCGATCACGGTGTCGTAGCGGACGTCGTCGACGTGCGGGATGACGAGCCCGGAGTGGAACGCCCGACCGACCCCGTGTCCGGTGTAGTCGCGGACGACCCCGTACCCGAAGCGCTTGGCGTAGGACTCGA from Curtobacterium sp. MCLR17_032 encodes the following:
- a CDS encoding Nif3-like dinuclear metal center hexameric protein, with the translated sequence MPTLRELQSAVESLWPAAGAESWDSVGLVSGDPDALVEHVHLAVDAVPDTAREAVAAGADLLLTHHPLLLRGVTTIDESTYKGSVLATLVRGGCALLAAHTNADVVTTGTSAVLADRIGLQDQRPLEPAADGVSGIGRVGVLAEPVPLGVLARRIVDVLPATATGVRVSGEYDRPVRTVALCAGAGDAYLGNAEVRAADVYVTSDLRHHPASEFREQAMVADGPALIDTSHWATEWLWLDVAAEQLRAATGVRVTVSDLRTDPWDFAVLPSAPNEGA
- the ppgK gene encoding polyphosphate--glucose phosphotransferase, which encodes MTSLAVGVDIGGTGIKGAIVDTATGELTTDRIKKATPEGGKPHDIVEVAKSILDDLSPASDVAVGVCFPAIVRDGKTMSAANVSKKWIGFEAEALFEKELGRSIHFVNDADAAGFAEQQFGAAKGRDGLVIMTTLGTGIGTALINDGVLIVNAELGHLEIEGVDYETKASFAAKERDDLTWKHWAKRLQKYYSRLEALLSPELFVVGGGVSKQYEEFLPLLDLQAEIIPATLRNNAGIIGAATLAARSSR